Sequence from the Methanococcoides methylutens genome:
GCTGCTTTTCTGGCCTCAGCGGTAAGCACTCCTCCCCGCTGGATCGGGTTCAGGTTAATGTATGTGCTTTCAATACCCCTGTTTAAATTTTTATAAATGTCAAGATTCAGTTGGAATTCCTCCTGTATTCTGTTGGTCTAATACAATTCTTCTTGCTCAAAGGAAGCCTTCAAGTTCCTCTTGTATCTCGTCCTTTTCCACTCGTCCGATAAACACGACTTCCCCATTAATAGTGATAGTAGGCACTTCTTCTATCCCGAGTTGCTTTGCTCTTTCAGCACCTTCCAGGCTTGTTACGTTTATTTCCTTGAACATAACACCTTCCAGGCTTGTTACGTTTATTTCCTTGAACATAACACCTTCAGGGAGAACTTCTATTATCTGGTTCCTGACATAATGGCAGTTCATGCAAATATCGGAATAATACAGTTCGATTAATGTCATCGATGGTCTATTAACTGCCAGATAAATAACAAATGGTATTCTGACAATTATTGCCTCCCCCGTTACCTTATTAATATCTTGCATATATAAGAAGTTCTATGGACGCTACAACGATCAACAGGACAAAGTCAGCGATAGATGCTCTTATCGAGGTACAGCAGTTGTGGATAGACAATGTACCTGAGTATGATCTTTCAGACAGGGAACTTGTACTATTGAAAAAGCGCCTTAATCGCGCAATGGACAATGTCCGGAAGATCTATGAAGACAATGAAGAAATTATGAACAGGGCAGAAGAATCTCTTAAAAAAGAAAATGCCAGATGAAACTGTCAGAACTTATCAGTAATATCATAGGCTATGAAGTATCGACCTTGAATCTCTTTTTTTGTATCGAGTTCTCTATTTTTTTGTTCAGGAAACAAGACTGATAGCAGTATATGCTATCAGACCTGCTACCAGTGGGGATGTTACCCACATAACTACAATACGTCTTACCGTTTTGTTCTTTATTGTATCCATACCTTTACTGGCACATCCAATACCAATAACAGCTGCAGGTACTAACTGGCCAAGTGCCACAGGAATGCCGTAATGGGATGCACCGTGTACTATGATCGCTGCGATTGCTTCAATGAAGATCGCACGGATCGTACAGATCTCTGCTATATCCGTTCCGACCGTCTGGAGGATACGGCCACCTATCAGTATAGCTCCAATGCCAAGTGTAAGACCCCCGATAACAGCTCCGGTTGTCGGATCCATAAATCCTGCTCCCACAAGAGGACCAACAGCATTTGCAGCATTGTTCGCACCTGCTGAATAAGCAACATAACAACCGGTCACAGTCAGGAGTTTTGCAATAGTGCTTCTTATCTGTGCTTCAGATTCATGTTCCACAAGCCAGACCACAAGCCTGGGGTGAATATATTTGCCGGAAAGGTACGCAAGCACGAATGCAAGTAACGGTGTGGCTATCCACCAACCCACGATCTGTGAAAGCAGCTGTGTATCGAGTACCCCGTAGAATATGCCAATTCCGACAATAGCTCCTACAGCTGACTGACTGGCTGATATAGGGATCTTCAGTATGTTTCCGATGAACAGGCTGATGGCAGCTGCACTTGTTGCAATGATGGCTGCAGTAAGGGTTATTGTATTGCCGGGAACAATTCCCTCACCTAGGGTCCTGATGACCTCCTCTCCACTAAGTACAGCGCCAAGCAGGGAAAATATTGCAATTAATATTACTGCCTGTCTTTTGGTACGGGCTCGTGCACCATATGCTGCTCCCATGGCAGCGGCTGCATTGTTCCCGCCAATGTTGATCCCCATGAAGATCGCAGATGCAATGGCAGCCAGTGCTATGATCATTTGTTAGTAACTCCCTTGATTTCGTCCCGTTTACTTTAATCTCTCGATTTACTTAGCTTTATTTACAAGTTTTATTTTTAGAGTAAATATATAGTATATGAAAGGTAATTTGCTATATATCAGTGGGGAATGGGGCTAAAATTACCACTAAAACAGTGCAACTTTTGCCTTATTATATACATATATATCTATATCTGCGGAACTTACGGTGATAATACATGGGTAATAAGACTATCAACTATGACAGGCTCAAACAGGGCGGTTTTCTTCGACAGAGGCAGAAGGAAGACCTTTTCTCAATGCGACTTCGTGTTGTCGGAGGTCAGCTGACCGCCGATCAGCTTCGGGCACTCGCTGACGCTTCTGAGAAGTATGGCAAGGGTGAGGTTCACATAACTGCACGACAGGGACTTGAGATCTCATATATTCCTTTTGATGATGCAGAGAACCTTCTTGACGAACTCGAGAACAGAAATGTTCGCCAGGGTACCTGTGGTCCGAGAGTTCGTGGAGTAGTTGCCTGCCAGGGGAATCTCATCTGTCCGCGTGGACTGATCGATGCAGAGGATATCGCAAAAAAGATCGATGAGAAGTACTTTGCCATGGAACTTCCCGGCAAGTTCAAATTTGCAGTTACAGGCTGTCCATCATCATGTATGAAACCACAGGAGAACGACCTTGGTGTAATGGGTGGACTTGAACCAAAATGGGTAGAGGATAAATGTACTTATTGTGGTCTCTGCCAAACAGTATGTCCAGTAGATGCGATCAAGGTTGAGGATGGAGCCCTACACTTTTACAGGGGCAAATGCAACCTGTGTGGTCAGTGTCTCCTGATATGCCCAACTGAGGCATGGATCAAGGCAAGAGAAGGGTACACTGTATACATTGGCGGCAAGGTTGGGAAGCATCCAAGGCTTGGTATCAGACTAACCGAGCTTGTAGACGAAGATACTCTGTTCAGGATCATTGAGAGGTCTGTGGAGTTCTTCAAAATAGAAGCAACTTCAGGAGAACGATTTGGAGATACTATCCAGCGTGTAGGGCTTGAAGAGTTCAAGGCCTTTGTGCTGGAATAATTTGAGAGTTTGGACCATCAGTAAGGAACTGCTGGTACGGACCTCATTTTATTTATGCTTATAATCACAGTTTCTCCTAATACTTCATCAAGATCACAGGAAAACGAGATCATGCCAGAAAAGGATCCGGAAATAATAAAAGAGATCGAACAATTTGCTGAAGATTATAAAGACAGTTCTCCGCAGGAGATTCTTGAGTATGCACTGAACAGGTTTGGCTCAGGCATATCTATTGCATTCAGTGGTGCTGAGGATGTTGTGCTCATTGATATGGCAATGAAGATCAAGGCACAAGTCAGTGTATTTTCACTTGATACAGGTCGTTTGCACCCTGAAACCTACAAGTTCTTCGACTTGGTGCGGGAGCATTATAATATCCCACTGGAGATCTTCTTTGCTAACAGGGAAAAGACCGAAGAACTTGTCCTCAAAAAGGGTATGTTCTCATTCTACAAGGATGGTCATCAGGAATGTTGTGGTGCCAGGAAGGTCGACCCACTAAGACGCTCCCTTAGCAAGAGAGCTGCATGGATCACAGGCCAGCGTAAAGACCAGAGTCCTAACACGCGCGCAGAAATACCTGTAGCTGAATTTGATCTGGCATTTGGTGACGGTAGACTTGTGAAGTTCAATCCTCTGGCCAACTGGACCTCCAAACAGGTTTGGGATTACATAAGGGAAAACGATGTCCCATACAACGAACTCCATGAGAAGGGATATGTCAGCATTGGTTGTGAACCATGTACCAGACCTGTACTGCCTGGACAGCATGAACGTGAAGGACGCTGGTGGTGGGAAGAAGCAACCAAGAAAGAATGTGGACTTCATTCAGGAAATGTCAGATCACAGTCTCAAAAATCAAAATCAAGATTTCAATAAAAGACCACCGTTTCAATTGAGAACGTCATTGAATATATTTATAAAAAATAAGTGGAGGGTCAAATATGGTCACTACGGAAGAATCTTATCGGCTTTCAAATTTAAAGACACTTGAAGCGGAAAGCATAGGCATTATCAGAGAAGTCGCTGCAGAATTTGAAAATCCAGTGATGTTGTATTCGGTAGGGAAGGACTCATCAGTAATGGCCCATCTTGCGATCAAGGCCTTTTATCCGAAAAAAGTGCCTTTCCCTTTATTGCATGTTGACACCGGATACAAGTTTCCTGAAATGTACGAATTCAGGGATTATTATACAAAAAAACACAACCTTGACCTGAAGGTTCACAGGAACGAAGAAGCCCTCAAAAAAGGGATAAATCCACTTACGGTGGGGACGGTCAAATGTTGTGCCGAGCTTAAAACAAAAGCACTCCTTGATGGTTTAAATGAAGGTGGCTATGATGCAGCTTTTGGAGGTGCCCGGAGAGATGAGGAGAAATCAAGGGCAAAGGAAAGGATCTATTCGTTCCGCGACAAGCATGGACAGTGGAATCCGAAGGACCAGAAACCTGAGCTGTGGAACCTCTTTAATTCAAAGATCGATCCGGGAGAATCCATAAGGGTGTTCCCGCTTTCGAATTGGACCGAACTTGATATCTGGACATATATCTACCATGAAAATATTGAGATCGTTCCTCTTTACTTTGCAAAGAAAAGACCGGTTATTGAGAAGCATGGTCAGCTAATTCCGGTTTATACGGATGAGCATGAGGAAGAGGTCAAGGAAGTCATGTGCCGCTTCAGGACACTGGGGTGCCATTACTGTACAGGTGCAGTAAGATCAGAGGCAGACACTTTGCCGAAGATCATTGAAGAGATGATGGTTGCCCGCCATTCCGAGCGTATTACAAGGGTGATAGACCACGATCAGGATAGCTCCATGGAGCAAAAGAAGAAGGAGGGATACTTTTGAAGGGTTCTGACTCTTTGATTGAAAAAAATCAGAACATTGATCTATTACGGTTTGCCACTGCAGGTAGTGTTGATGATGGTAAATCAACCCTTATCGGGAGATTATTATACGATTCAAAATCAATATTTGAGGATCAACTGAATTTAATTAAGACATTCTCGAAAGCTCATAGGAACCAGGATATTGATTATTCCCTGGTAACTGATGGCCTTAAATCAGAAAGAGAGCAGGGAATTACAATTGATGTCTCATACAGGTTTTTCTCGACTCCAAAAAGGCGCTTTATTATTACCGATACTCCAGGGCATGAGCAATATACAAGAAATATGGCTACAGGTGCATCAAATGCATCACTTGCCCTGATCCTCATTGATGCCAGGAACGGAGTTGTGACACAGACAAAACGGCACTCATTTATCTCATCCCTTCTTGGTATCCGGAACTTTGTGGTTGCAGTTAATAAAATGGATCTGGTAGATTATTCAGAAGAAGTGTTTGAGAATATTGTAGGCGAGTTTAATGCCTTTGCTGATAAGTTATCGGATGAATCAATTTATTACATACCCATAAGTGCCCTCAAAGGTGACAATGTCATCGAACGAAGCGCGAATATGCCTTGGTATCAGGGTTCAACATTACTTGATTATCTGGAGAACGTAAGTGTATCCGGTGGTCACAACCTCATTGATTTCAGGTTCCCGATCCAGTATGTTAACTGGGGAGGCGGCGATGATTTCAGAGGGTATTGTGGTACAATATCTTCAGGCGTGATTCACAAGGGCGATGAGGTAAGGGTTCTTCCTTCGGGAAAAACCAGTAATATCTCAAGGATCGTCACCTATGATGGGGACCTCGATCATGCCTTTGCTCCCATGGCAGTGACCCTCTGTCTTGAGGATGACATTGACATAAGCCGCGGTGATATGGTCGCAAAGGTTGATGATCTTCCTGTAATTGCCGGAAGTCTGGAGGTAAACATAGTATGGATGGATAGCGCTCCCATGGAGATCGGGAAAGATTATTTGATCAAGCATACTACCAGCACGGTGAAAGGAAATTTCTCAGAAGTAATTCATGAATATGATCCTGAAGATATCAGCATGAAACCTTCGGAAGTTTTGAGCTTAAATGAGATCGGAAAAGTTAAGGTCGAGTTAAAGGCCCCGATATTTGCCGATATTTACTCTGAGAACAAGATCACGGGTTCATTTATTGTGATCGATCCTCACACCAACCAGACTGCTGCTGCGGGAATGATCCTGAAATGCAAACAGGTATCTCCTGACAAAGCATGCAAAGCGGTAACGGCCAGAGTTATTAGATATCCGGGAGGTAAAAAGGAAGAGGCAAAGGCCAATTATGACCGCCTTTCCATGAAGGGTACACATTGCATCTATGTAGATGATGATCTGCTACAGGAAACCCTTTGCAAAGGAGTCCCGGTTGACAGTGATCAATATTCCGACACAATTGAGGATCTGTGCAAGATCGTTACGAGCTCAGGTGTGTCTGTGGTCTTGTGCTCTGATCATTTGAGCAGTTGAATTTATTGAGGTGGGATACCTCTGCATTTGATAGATGGGTGCGGAGTTATTTCCTCTTTATTGTGGGCACATTTCCTGTTGCTACACTGCTGAAGGGGTTATTAAAAGATAGCTCTTTCCTTCTTTCTTTTTTTCTTAGGATTTATATTAAAAAAGCAAGTTAATGTAAAAAAGGATTACTTTTCTTTTTTCGAGATCATATACAATCCGATTTCATCTTTCAAATTTCAATTGTACATTAGCATTATCTAAGAATATGGTCAATAAAAATCTATGAACAAGATTATCGCTAAAATATGAAAAGACCTGGAACAAAACTCTGATGAACAAACAAAGATAAGTTCCTCACGTGTTTTTAAAGAAAAAATAAAGTGTTATGGTGTGTATGTTGCTGCAGTCAGGAAAATAGCAAATGAGCATTTTAAAAGCATATCCGGCAAAACCAAGCCGGAGATATTTTCTTTATGTGAGGAACTTCTGAGGTCGGATTACATTGAGGAAGCCTTCATCGCATTCGAATGGTCATATAGTTTGAGAAATCAGTATGAACCTGAGGATTTCGAAGTTTTTGAAAGGTGGATTGGGGATTATGTGAACAACTGGGCGAAATGTGATATTCTTTGCAATCACACACTGGGTTCGTTCATCGAAATGTATCCTCAATACATTGGATCGCTCAAGACCTGGGCAGGTTCAGATAATCGCTGGTTCAGGCGTGCTGCTGCTGTTACACTGATCTTGCCTGCCCGCAGAGGAGATCTTCTGGATGATGTTCTGGAGATTGCCGATCTGTTATTAACAGATAAAGATGATCTGGTCCAAAAAGGGTATGGGTGGATGCTCAAAGAGGCTAGCAGAAAACATCTGAATGAAATATTCGACTACGTCATGCGAAATAAGGAAAATATGCCTCGTACAGCGCTTAGATATGCGATCGAGAAATTCCCGGAAGAACTAAGGAAGAGTGCTATGGAAAAAGAAATGAAAAAAATAAACTCAAAGTCCTAATTCTTCAACAAACCGAAGGTTGAAGATATCCTTTTCCTCAAGTTCCTTTGAGATATATCCGAGTTCGTTCAGTACATCTACAAATCTCATCGTAGACTTGATATATTCTTCTGATATGCTTGCTGAGTATTTTGGTGATACTTTATACATATCGTTCACGAAATCTGCATCAATGATCTCAATCGTCTTGGCGACAATGCTTGCTGCCTCTTCGGTATTCTCACGAATGAGCTCACAGGCATTTTCATGCAATTCTATGAACTTCAAAAGAATCTCTGGTGAGTTCTCGATCATCTCAGAGGTTGCAACTATGCCGTAACTTGGATTGTCAGGCCACAGTTTTTCAGGCTGGATCACTATCTTTGCATCACAGTATCTCTTTGCCACAACAGCTAGGGATGGTGTTCCGACTGCAGCTTTGATCTCTCCGTCTGCTATTGCTTCGGGGATCATATCAGCCCATTCGTAGTTGAGGACATCAATATCATTCTCAAGACCTGTTTCTTTGATATAATTCCTGATGATCACGTCATGGATAGAACCTGCCGGCGGACAGGCTATTGTGTATCCTTTAAATTGCTCCAAAAAAAGTGTCCGTTCGTTCCTGCATTCTTCCAGCGTAAGGAATTCGGCAGTAGCGATCATCACTGTCCCTTCAACGTGACCGCCTGCAATGCACTTGATCTTCAAACCGTGATCTATTCCTATCATAGCAGGAGGAAGTCCGATATATCCGATATCAAGGTCGTTGTTCTCAAACGCTCGGACAATTGCAGGCCCTCCTCCATAAAGTTTCCACTCAGGTTCTATGCCTGCGTTTTTAAGCCAGTCCGTTCCCATCAGTATGAATGAGGTATGGTATATGGTTGAAAGGTGTCCTATCCTTAATTTCATCATAGATTCACCACTTTAAGGATTTGCAGGTCCTTTTTGATCGATATAATTTCCAGAACCTGCTCTTCCCGGTTAACTTCCTGAGGATTAGCCTCCGCTTACTGCCGGCAATATTGAAATTTCGTCAGCATCGGTAATTTCGGTAGCAA
This genomic interval carries:
- a CDS encoding glutaredoxin family protein, with amino-acid sequence MTLIELYYSDICMNCHYVRNQIIEVLPEGVMFKEINVTSLEGVMFKEINVTSLEGAERAKQLGIEEVPTITINGEVVFIGRVEKDEIQEELEGFL
- a CDS encoding inorganic phosphate transporter, whose protein sequence is MIIALAAIASAIFMGINIGGNNAAAAMGAAYGARARTKRQAVILIAIFSLLGAVLSGEEVIRTLGEGIVPGNTITLTAAIIATSAAAISLFIGNILKIPISASQSAVGAIVGIGIFYGVLDTQLLSQIVGWWIATPLLAFVLAYLSGKYIHPRLVVWLVEHESEAQIRSTIAKLLTVTGCYVAYSAGANNAANAVGPLVGAGFMDPTTGAVIGGLTLGIGAILIGGRILQTVGTDIAEICTIRAIFIEAIAAIIVHGASHYGIPVALGQLVPAAVIGIGCASKGMDTIKNKTVRRIVVMWVTSPLVAGLIAYTAISLVS
- a CDS encoding 4Fe-4S binding protein yields the protein MGNKTINYDRLKQGGFLRQRQKEDLFSMRLRVVGGQLTADQLRALADASEKYGKGEVHITARQGLEISYIPFDDAENLLDELENRNVRQGTCGPRVRGVVACQGNLICPRGLIDAEDIAKKIDEKYFAMELPGKFKFAVTGCPSSCMKPQENDLGVMGGLEPKWVEDKCTYCGLCQTVCPVDAIKVEDGALHFYRGKCNLCGQCLLICPTEAWIKAREGYTVYIGGKVGKHPRLGIRLTELVDEDTLFRIIERSVEFFKIEATSGERFGDTIQRVGLEEFKAFVLE
- a CDS encoding phosphoadenylyl-sulfate reductase; translated protein: MLIITVSPNTSSRSQENEIMPEKDPEIIKEIEQFAEDYKDSSPQEILEYALNRFGSGISIAFSGAEDVVLIDMAMKIKAQVSVFSLDTGRLHPETYKFFDLVREHYNIPLEIFFANREKTEELVLKKGMFSFYKDGHQECCGARKVDPLRRSLSKRAAWITGQRKDQSPNTRAEIPVAEFDLAFGDGRLVKFNPLANWTSKQVWDYIRENDVPYNELHEKGYVSIGCEPCTRPVLPGQHEREGRWWWEEATKKECGLHSGNVRSQSQKSKSRFQ
- the cysD gene encoding sulfate adenylyltransferase subunit CysD, yielding MVTTEESYRLSNLKTLEAESIGIIREVAAEFENPVMLYSVGKDSSVMAHLAIKAFYPKKVPFPLLHVDTGYKFPEMYEFRDYYTKKHNLDLKVHRNEEALKKGINPLTVGTVKCCAELKTKALLDGLNEGGYDAAFGGARRDEEKSRAKERIYSFRDKHGQWNPKDQKPELWNLFNSKIDPGESIRVFPLSNWTELDIWTYIYHENIEIVPLYFAKKRPVIEKHGQLIPVYTDEHEEEVKEVMCRFRTLGCHYCTGAVRSEADTLPKIIEEMMVARHSERITRVIDHDQDSSMEQKKKEGYF
- the cysN gene encoding sulfate adenylyltransferase subunit CysN; the encoded protein is MKGSDSLIEKNQNIDLLRFATAGSVDDGKSTLIGRLLYDSKSIFEDQLNLIKTFSKAHRNQDIDYSLVTDGLKSEREQGITIDVSYRFFSTPKRRFIITDTPGHEQYTRNMATGASNASLALILIDARNGVVTQTKRHSFISSLLGIRNFVVAVNKMDLVDYSEEVFENIVGEFNAFADKLSDESIYYIPISALKGDNVIERSANMPWYQGSTLLDYLENVSVSGGHNLIDFRFPIQYVNWGGGDDFRGYCGTISSGVIHKGDEVRVLPSGKTSNISRIVTYDGDLDHAFAPMAVTLCLEDDIDISRGDMVAKVDDLPVIAGSLEVNIVWMDSAPMEIGKDYLIKHTTSTVKGNFSEVIHEYDPEDISMKPSEVLSLNEIGKVKVELKAPIFADIYSENKITGSFIVIDPHTNQTAAAGMILKCKQVSPDKACKAVTARVIRYPGGKKEEAKANYDRLSMKGTHCIYVDDDLLQETLCKGVPVDSDQYSDTIEDLCKIVTSSGVSVVLCSDHLSS
- a CDS encoding DNA alkylation repair protein, producing the protein MEQNSDEQTKISSSRVFKEKIKCYGVYVAAVRKIANEHFKSISGKTKPEIFSLCEELLRSDYIEEAFIAFEWSYSLRNQYEPEDFEVFERWIGDYVNNWAKCDILCNHTLGSFIEMYPQYIGSLKTWAGSDNRWFRRAAAVTLILPARRGDLLDDVLEIADLLLTDKDDLVQKGYGWMLKEASRKHLNEIFDYVMRNKENMPRTALRYAIEKFPEELRKSAMEKEMKKINSKS
- a CDS encoding ABC transporter substrate-binding protein, coding for MMKLRIGHLSTIYHTSFILMGTDWLKNAGIEPEWKLYGGGPAIVRAFENNDLDIGYIGLPPAMIGIDHGLKIKCIAGGHVEGTVMIATAEFLTLEECRNERTLFLEQFKGYTIACPPAGSIHDVIIRNYIKETGLENDIDVLNYEWADMIPEAIADGEIKAAVGTPSLAVVAKRYCDAKIVIQPEKLWPDNPSYGIVATSEMIENSPEILLKFIELHENACELIRENTEEAASIVAKTIEIIDADFVNDMYKVSPKYSASISEEYIKSTMRFVDVLNELGYISKELEEKDIFNLRFVEELGL